Proteins encoded together in one Synechococcus sp. BL107 window:
- a CDS encoding PD-(D/E)XK nuclease family protein gives MIANSKASGPNLMTSIQSPAKIQASRFLLTSSEMQPPVFEPITPKRVSERWFPKGRSFGLYESGGRVAPNVTSILGWRFPFDKSRWKKSEPDIDHDAVTRESAQRGTAVHLAMEKWLQSHDHTPIEKHLKWIYPLQSLVSRATKTLAVEIPLHYSIAGVGSYAGSCDGVMLVKGDVVLIDYKTKRPGKYVSPKYCEQQRLQLAAYSLAISDLYQDQLPSPITRTSLLFAHPEEGKPVTVVSTQGNLLLEYQQKWLDLLGEWYEVHGEEVADEQSAFDLAS, from the coding sequence TTGATTGCGAACAGCAAAGCCTCAGGACCCAATCTCATGACATCAATCCAAAGTCCAGCCAAAATACAGGCGTCTCGTTTCTTACTCACCTCTAGCGAGATGCAGCCGCCCGTCTTTGAACCAATCACACCTAAACGTGTTAGTGAGCGTTGGTTCCCAAAGGGACGGTCATTTGGTCTCTATGAATCCGGTGGAAGGGTTGCACCCAATGTGACTTCGATCTTGGGATGGAGATTCCCATTTGATAAGTCGAGGTGGAAGAAGTCTGAGCCTGATATTGATCACGATGCTGTTACCAGAGAATCAGCCCAACGAGGCACTGCAGTTCACTTAGCTATGGAGAAGTGGTTACAAAGCCACGACCACACACCTATTGAAAAGCATTTGAAGTGGATTTACCCACTTCAAAGCCTTGTCTCAAGAGCCACCAAAACCTTGGCTGTGGAGATTCCTCTCCACTATTCGATTGCTGGTGTTGGCTCATATGCAGGGAGTTGTGATGGAGTCATGCTTGTCAAAGGCGATGTAGTGCTTATTGACTACAAGACCAAGCGTCCTGGAAAGTATGTCAGCCCCAAATATTGTGAGCAGCAGAGACTTCAACTAGCTGCATATTCCCTTGCAATAAGTGATCTTTATCAAGACCAGCTTCCATCACCAATCACACGGACAAGTCTTTTATTTGCTCATCCTGAAGAGGGTAAACCTGTGACTGTTGTATCGACACAAGGAAATCTTCTTCTTGAGTATCAACAGAAATGGCTCGATCTACTTGGTGAATGGTATGAAGTTCATGGTGAAGAAGTTGCAGATGAGCAAAGTGCTTTCGATTTGGCTAGCTAG
- a CDS encoding DEAD/DEAH box helicase gives MVTFDDFYRSLPEDSNKRGEYFEKIFIPWFLKTDPVWSSKVNQVWLWDDYPQRWGKDCGIDLVYEDTEGKHWAIQSKCVAPEREISKAEIDSFLSESSDSRIHGRLLIASTDGIGKNAQQVLDRQEKQVVCFLLEQFRQSEVEYPTSSEDLSGGQRRKKRTPLPHQLEAINNVVEGFQQEDRGQLLMACGTGKTLTSLWIKEALKVKRTLVLLPSLSLLSQTLREWSATSQEKFNWICVCSDKSVAKQDNTTDSMIERVSALGVPVTSDPDEIKRFLLGNDGGIVFSTYQSSPLVEESQRSPEVPSFDIAFADEAHRCAGKVSSAFGSILDDQKIRSKKRLFMTATPRVLSKQIKNKADEENINLACMDDSSQFGEVFHQLNFSEAIENDLLSDYQVVIVGVDDPSVQAKILDRVIVDTGNECNIDTETLANHIALAKAIKDYDLSRMITFHSRVKSAKKFSEDHPLILDWIPEASKSSKSAMTSYVSGEMNAKNRNTEINKLKNVSEQEFGILANARCLSEGVDVPTLDGIAFFDPRSSQVDIIQAVGRAIRKSENKTDGYIILPVYLGDTTNVEDEILQSRFKDIWSIILALKSQDDCMRDELDQLRVELGRRNAPTESVKGLSKIIFDLPSSISTTFADSLTTILVRETTENWMEKYGQFKQYIEVNGNALVPQTHPELGRWVEVQRLHKKRDKLQEERIQLLNILGFSWDPFADLWKIRCQELKQYTEDNGSIRVSENYPVLGRWVKKQRSKRKNGQLSEDQIQMLNDIGFIWEPFAEPWQKKYQELKNFIEHNGSNEVSNHSVLRVWCRSQRSERKEGKLSEERIQLLDKIGFIWGVREERWQEKYQLLKKYINHNGDAKVPDKHPTLGTWVRTQRRTKRVDQLSQERIQLLDKIGFIWDPPRGCGK, from the coding sequence ATGGTAACTTTTGACGATTTTTATAGATCTCTACCAGAGGACAGTAATAAGAGAGGGGAGTATTTCGAGAAGATATTCATTCCTTGGTTCCTAAAGACAGACCCTGTGTGGTCATCCAAGGTCAATCAGGTCTGGCTATGGGACGACTATCCACAACGATGGGGCAAGGATTGTGGAATTGATCTCGTTTATGAGGATACTGAGGGAAAGCACTGGGCAATTCAAAGCAAGTGTGTTGCGCCTGAGCGTGAGATCTCCAAGGCAGAAATCGATAGTTTCCTCAGTGAGTCAAGTGATTCCAGGATTCATGGACGACTGCTGATCGCCTCAACGGATGGCATCGGCAAGAACGCACAACAAGTCCTTGATAGACAGGAAAAGCAAGTTGTCTGTTTCTTGCTTGAGCAGTTCAGGCAATCAGAGGTCGAGTACCCAACGTCCTCAGAAGATCTTTCAGGGGGTCAGAGAAGGAAGAAGCGCACACCACTCCCCCATCAACTGGAAGCAATCAACAACGTCGTAGAGGGTTTCCAGCAGGAAGACAGGGGTCAACTCCTAATGGCGTGTGGCACAGGAAAGACACTGACTTCGCTTTGGATTAAAGAAGCACTGAAGGTCAAGCGGACACTTGTTCTTCTCCCGTCCCTCAGTCTTCTGTCTCAGACCCTTAGGGAGTGGTCAGCAACGAGTCAGGAGAAATTCAACTGGATCTGTGTCTGCTCTGACAAGTCAGTCGCAAAGCAGGACAACACCACTGACAGCATGATTGAGCGTGTCAGTGCACTTGGTGTTCCCGTCACAAGCGACCCAGATGAAATCAAAAGATTCCTTCTGGGCAATGACGGTGGAATTGTGTTCTCGACATATCAATCCTCTCCATTAGTCGAAGAGTCGCAGAGATCACCAGAAGTCCCATCATTTGATATTGCATTTGCAGACGAGGCACATCGTTGTGCAGGAAAAGTTTCAAGTGCTTTTGGCAGCATCCTTGATGACCAGAAGATTAGGTCAAAAAAACGCTTGTTCATGACTGCAACACCAAGAGTGCTGTCAAAGCAAATTAAGAACAAAGCAGATGAAGAGAATATCAATCTTGCCTGTATGGATGACAGTTCACAATTCGGTGAAGTATTCCATCAACTCAATTTCTCAGAGGCAATTGAGAATGATCTGTTAAGCGATTATCAGGTTGTCATCGTAGGCGTTGATGACCCATCTGTTCAGGCCAAAATACTGGACAGAGTGATTGTAGATACAGGTAATGAATGCAATATCGATACAGAAACACTTGCGAATCATATTGCTCTTGCAAAGGCAATTAAAGATTATGACCTGAGTCGAATGATCACCTTTCATAGTCGGGTCAAGTCAGCAAAGAAATTCTCTGAGGACCACCCTTTAATCCTTGATTGGATCCCTGAAGCATCCAAATCATCGAAGTCGGCAATGACTTCATACGTTTCAGGAGAGATGAACGCAAAAAATAGAAATACTGAAATCAATAAGTTGAAAAATGTCAGTGAGCAAGAGTTTGGAATACTTGCCAACGCAAGATGCTTATCTGAAGGAGTTGATGTCCCGACTCTTGATGGAATTGCATTTTTCGATCCCAGGAGCAGTCAGGTCGACATCATTCAGGCAGTTGGTCGTGCAATCCGAAAGAGTGAGAATAAAACCGATGGATACATCATCCTTCCTGTTTATCTTGGTGATACTACCAATGTCGAAGATGAGATCCTGCAAAGCAGGTTTAAAGATATTTGGAGCATTATTCTTGCTCTAAAATCCCAAGATGACTGTATGCGTGACGAGTTGGATCAATTGAGAGTAGAACTCGGCAGAAGGAATGCTCCAACGGAATCAGTCAAAGGATTATCCAAGATTATCTTTGACCTACCTTCTAGTATTTCAACTACTTTTGCGGATTCACTGACGACCATACTTGTAAGAGAAACGACAGAGAACTGGATGGAAAAGTATGGTCAATTTAAGCAATATATTGAGGTGAATGGCAATGCTTTAGTTCCCCAAACTCATCCAGAACTCGGAAGATGGGTGGAGGTGCAACGATTACACAAGAAAAGAGACAAGTTACAAGAAGAACGAATTCAACTTCTTAACATTCTTGGATTCTCATGGGATCCATTCGCAGATTTATGGAAAATAAGATGTCAAGAACTAAAGCAATATACAGAGGACAATGGGAGTATAAGAGTTTCTGAAAATTATCCAGTACTTGGGAGATGGGTTAAAAAGCAGAGATCAAAGAGGAAAAATGGACAGTTGTCGGAAGATCAGATACAAATGCTGAATGATATTGGTTTCATATGGGAACCATTTGCAGAACCTTGGCAAAAAAAATATCAAGAACTTAAGAACTTCATTGAGCATAATGGCAGTAATGAAGTTTCCAATCATTCAGTACTTAGGGTATGGTGTCGTTCGCAGAGATCTGAAAGAAAGGAAGGGAAATTATCAGAAGAACGAATCCAACTTCTTGATAAAATTGGTTTCATCTGGGGTGTAAGAGAAGAAAGATGGCAAGAAAAGTACCAACTTCTCAAAAAATATATTAATCACAATGGTGATGCCAAAGTTCCCGATAAACATCCAACACTTGGAACTTGGGTTAGAACTCAACGAAGAACAAAGAGGGTAGATCAATTATCACAAGAGCGCATCCAACTTCTTGATAAAATTGGATTCATCTGGGACCCACCGCGGGGATGCGGTAAATAA
- a CDS encoding thermonuclease family protein, which translates to MKRSRVHRQRGWSHSLKAYLGLCLFATLLLPKVALGQTSEQVVITSCYDGDTCTSSTGEKIRLACIDTPELRGKRAEPVQAIEARDYLRELVVGRKITIRRITTDRYGRTVAELFVDGSNVQQQLVASGHASIYWRYADQCPWIR; encoded by the coding sequence ATGAAGCGCTCAAGAGTTCACCGGCAGCGGGGATGGTCACACTCACTCAAGGCATACCTTGGGCTATGCCTCTTTGCGACGCTTCTGCTCCCGAAGGTCGCACTGGGACAAACCTCAGAACAGGTTGTGATAACCAGTTGCTACGACGGAGACACCTGCACCAGCAGCACCGGCGAAAAGATCAGGTTGGCTTGCATTGATACCCCTGAGTTACGGGGTAAACGCGCAGAGCCTGTCCAGGCAATAGAAGCGCGCGACTATCTGAGGGAACTGGTAGTTGGTCGCAAGATCACCATTCGGCGTATTACCACTGATCGTTATGGACGAACCGTGGCAGAGCTCTTTGTAGATGGATCCAATGTCCAGCAACAGCTAGTAGCAAGTGGACACGCCTCGATCTATTGGCGTTATGCAGATCAATGTCCCTGGATCCGGTAG